The following nucleotide sequence is from Pseudomonas putida S13.1.2.
CTGGTACTGCTCGGGGTCGAGCATCGACCGCCATTGTTCCAGGGTTTTCTCGATCTTTTGCATGTGGAAACCTCGGCAGGCTGAATTTCACCGCGCACTGTCTTTTCCGGGGCGCGGGTGGCACGTATATTAGTTGGCTTCGTGTGCCAGGCGTTCAGTCTGGCACCCGCTTCCTGCCGTTTCAAACCTTTCGGCGGGGCGTAGCGCGTTTTCTCATATCGGGATCCCATCATGCAGTTCAGCAAATCGAACAAGCTCGCCAATGTCTGCTACGACATTCGCGGCCCAGTGCTCAAGCACGCCAAGCGCCTGGAAGAGGAAGGCCACCGCATCCTCAAGCTGAACATCGGCAACCCGGCGCCGTTTGGCTTCGAGGCGCCTGATGAAATCCTCCAGGATGTGATCCGCAACCTGCCTACCGCACAGGGCTACAGCGACTCCAAAGGCCTGTTCAGCGCACGCAAGGCGGTGATGCAGTACTGCCAGCAAAAGGAAATCGAAGGCGTCACCATCGAGGACATCTACCTCGGTAACGGCGTGTCCGAGCTGATCGTCATGTCGATGCAGGCGCTGCTGAACAACGGCGACGAAGTGCTGATCCCGGCCCCCGACTACCCGCTGTGGACGGCCGCCGTGAGCCTGGCCGGCGGCAAGCCGGTGCACTACCTGTGCGACGAGCAGGCCGACTGGTTCCCCGACCTTGAAGACATCAAGGCCAAGATCACGCCCAACACCAAGGCGCTGGTGATCATCAACCCGAACAACCCGACCGGCGCGGTGTACTCCAGGGAACTGCTGCTGGGCATGCTGGAACTGGCCCGCCAGCACAACCTGGTGGTGTTCTCCGACGAAATCTACGACAAGATCCTGTACGACGAAGCCGTGCACATCAGCACCGCCTCGCTGGCGCCAGACCTGCTGTGCCTGACCTTCAACGGCCTGTCCAAGTCGTACCGGGTGGCGGGTTTCCGTTCCGGCTGGCTGATCATTTCCGGGCCCAAGCACCACGCGCAAAGCTACATCGAAGGCATCGACATGCTGGCCAACATGCGCCTGTGCGCCAACGTGCCGGCCCAGCATGCCATCCAGACCGCACTGGGCGGCTACCAGAGCATCAACGACCTGGTGCTGCCGCCAGGCCGCCTGCTGGAGCAGCGCAACCGCACCTACGAGCTGCTCAACGAAATCCCGGGGGTCAGCTGCGTGAAGCCGATGGGTGCGCTGTATGCGTTCCCGCGCATCGACCCGAAGGTGTGCCCGATTCTCAACGACGAGAAGTTCGCGCTTGACCTGCTGCTGTCGGAAAAACTGCTGATCGTACAAGGTACGGCGTTCAACTGGCCGTGGCCGGACCACTTCCGCGTGGTGACCTTGCCGCGGGTGGATGACCTGGAAGCGGCGATTGGCCGGATCGGCAATTTCCTGCGCACTTATTCGCAGTAAATGATGGCCTCTTCGCAGCGCAAGGCTGCCCCTACAGGTGTACGCGTTCTCCTGTAGGAGCAGCCTTGCGCTGCGAATGGGCTGCAAAGCAGCCCCATGCAATCTCACAGGGTGTTTCTTACATCCTGCAACGCTCTATCCCACTGCCCCCGCGCCATCCTCTGCCATACTCCGCCGTACACAGTTTGAAATAGTCGCACGATTGAATCGACGCGACAGGCCCCTTATATACCCCGCAGTAAGCGACAATTCATCCGTCAGGAGAACGTAACAACCATGATGCGCATTCTGTTGTTTGTGGCCACCAACCTCGCGGTGGTGCTGGTTGCAAGCATTACCCTGAGCCTGTTCGGTTTCAACGGGTTCATGGCCGCCAACGGGGTCGACCTGAACCTCAGCAGCCTGCTGGTGTTCTGCGCCGTGTTCGGCTTTGCCGGCTCCCTCGTCTCGCTGTTCATCTCCAAGTGGATGGCGAAGATGACCACCGGCACCCAGATCATCAGCCAGCCGCGCACCCGCCACGAGCAGTGGCTGCTGCAAACGGTCGAAGAGCTGTCCCGTGAAGCAGGCATCAAAATGCCCGAGGTGGGCATCTTCCCGGCGTACGAGGCCAACGCCTTCGCCACCGGCTGGAACCGCAACGACGCGCTGGTAGCCGTGTCCCAGGGCTTGCTGGAGCGTTTCTCGCCCGATGAAGTGCGGGCAGTGCTGGCCCACGAGATCGGCCACGTGGCCAACGGCGACATGGTCACCCTGGCGCTGGTGCAGGGCGTGGTGAACACCTTCGTGATGTTCTTCGCACGCATCATCGGCAACTTCGTCGACAAGGTCATCTTCAAGAACGAAGAGGGCCAGGGCATTGCCTACTACGTGGCGACCATCGTTGCCGAGCTGATCCTGGGCATCCTGGCCAGCATGATCGTGATGTGGTTCTCGCGCCGCCGCGAATTCCGCGCCGACGAAGCCGGTGCGCAACTGGCCGGTACCTCGGCCATGATCGGCGCCCTGCAACGTCTGCGCGTGGAGCAAGGCCTGCCGGTGCACATGCCCGACACCATGAAGGCCTTTGGCATCAATGGCGGCCTCAAGCACGGCCTGGCCGGGCTGCTGATGAGCCACCCGCCACTGGAAGACCGTATCGAGGCCCTGCGCCGCCGCGGTTGATCCATTGGGTCATGCAAAAAAAGGGCGACTACGGTCGCCCTTTTTCGTATTACCGACCAAGCCGGTACACCCGCTCCAACAGACTGGAAACCCCGGCCTGCACAAACTTGGGGCTATCCTGAATCATCTCCACAGCCTCCAGTTCATTCAGCTGCCACCCTGCAAACCCCTGCCGCACCTCCGCATCCCCGACTGAAAACGGCGGCCCGGCCAGCAGTGACTGGTCATAATCCAGGGTCACCACCAAACCCTGGCAATTCGCCGGCAGCAAAGCCGTCAGCACCTGCATGTACATCGCGCGCATCTGCGCTGGCAGTGCAATCAACGCCGCCCGGTCATACAGCCCCACGCAGTCGCCGATATCCTGCGCACGCAACGCAAAGAAATCACCACACCACAGCTCCACGTCACCACTGCGCCAAACCTCGAAGTCCCGGCGTTGCTGCACCTCGGCTTCAAGCCCGTGCTCGCGGAAGAAATCTTCCACTGCCCGCCGCGACAGCTCCACACCCAACACGCGGTACCCCTGCCCGGCCAGCCAGGCCAGGTCCAGGCTCTTGCCGCACAGCGGCACCAGCACGCGGCTGCCAGGCGCCAGGCCCAGTGCCGGCCAGTGCGCCTGCAAGTATGAATTGACCTGCCCTTGGTGAAAGCCGATCTGGTTGTCGGCCCACCGCTTGTGCCAGAACGCTGGCTCCATGGTTGCTCCTTGTTTATCGAGTAAACCGATAGAAATCGCGTAAAACTTGCGATGGTTATCGATCAGTTTCTGATCGAAGATGGGTGCATCTTAACCTTCAGGACCTTGCCATGCTGCCCAGCCTGTTCATCTCCCATGGTTCCCCCATGCTCGCCCTGCACCCCGGTGCCAGCGGGCCGGCCTTGGGCGGGCTGGCCAACAGCCTGCCACGCCCCAAGGCAATCGTGGTGGTGTCGGCGCACTGGGAAAGCCGTGAACTGCTGGTGACCAGCAGTGCGCAGCCAGAAACCTGGCACGACTTCTACGGTTTTCCACCGGCCTTGTACGCGGTGCAGTACCCAGCGGCGGGTGAGCCCACCCTGGCAGGCCAAATCAGCGAGTTGCTGAAGGCTGCGGGGCTGCCAGCCCGGCTGGACGCTCAGCGACCGTTCGATCATGGCGCCTGGGTACCGCTGTCGCTGATGTACCCGGACGCGAGCATTGCGGTGGTGCAGGTTTCCCTGCCCAGCCACATGGGGCCTGGGTTGCAGGTGAAGGTGGGCCAGGCGCTGGCAAGCTTGCGCGACGAGGGCATCTTGCTGGTGGGTTCGGGCAGCATCACCCATAACCTGGGGGAACTGGACTGGCACGCAGGGCCGGATGTGATCGAGCCGTGGGCGCTGGCGTTCAGGGATTGGGTGGTGGAGCGGCTACAGGCTGATGACCAGGCGGCATTGCTGGATTACCGGCGGCAGGCGCCGTTTGCGGTGCGTAACCACCCCAGTGATGAGCATTTGCTGCCGTTGTTCTTTGCCCTGGGGGCTGGGGGCAAGTTTGGGGTGGTGCATCAGGGGTTTACCCTGGGGGCGCTGGGGATGGACATCTATCGGTTCGACTGAAGGGCCTCTTCGCGGGCTTGCCCGCTCCCACAGGTACTCCACAGGTTTCAATACGTGTGCAGGACCTGTGGGAGCGGGCAAGCCCGCGAAAGGGCCGGTACAGGCAAAAAAAATCCCCGACCTGAGCCGGGGATTTTTTTAGTGCGCCAGGATCAATCCTCGCGGTAGCGACGCAGCTTCAGCTGCTTGCCAGCCACGCGGGTGTCCTTGAGCTTGGACAGCAGCTTCTCGAGGCCATCTTCCGGCAGCTCGACCAGGCTGAAGCTGTCGCGCACCTGGATGCGGCCGATGGCGTCACGCGCCAGGCCACCCTCGTTGAGGATCGCGCCCAGCAGGTTCTTGGCAGCGATACCGTCACGGGCACCCAGGGCAGTACGGCAACGTACACGGCCTTCGGCCAGCGGCAGCGGCGCACGGCGCTCGCGGTCACCACGGTCAGGACGCTCGCCACGGTCAGGGCGCTCACTGCGCTCGCCACGCGGGGCACCAACGCCCGGCACCAGCGGCTGCTCACGCTCTACCGCAGCCAGGTCCAGCGCCTGGCCATTGGTGGCTTTGCGCAGCAAGGCCGAAGCCAGCGCACGTGCGCTGCAACCCAGGTCGGTGGTCAGGCGGTCGAACAGTTCGCCGTGGGTGGCTTCTGCTTCGGCTACCAGCGGCGCCAGGCTCGAGGTCAGCTTCTTGATGCGGGCATCCAGCACGGCCTGGGCATTCGGCAGGCGGGCTTCGGCAACTTTCTGCCCGGTCACACGCTCGATCACTTGCAGCATGCGGCGCTCACGCGGGGTGACCAGCAGCAGCGCACGGCCTTCGCGACCGGCACGGCCAGTACGGCCGATACGGTGCACGTAGGACTCCGGGTCGTACGGCATGTCAACGTTGAACACGTGAGTGATGCGCGGTACGTCCAGACCACGGGCAGCGACGTCGGTGGCGACGACGATGTCCAGGCGGCCATCCTTGAGCGAGTCGATTACGCGCTCACGCTGGTTCTGGGCGATGTCGCCGTTCAGCGCGGCAGCCTTGTAGCCTTTGGCTTCCAGCGCGGCGGCCAGGTCCAAGGTGGCTTGCTTGGTACGCACGAAGGCGATCAGCGCGTCGAACTCTTCCACTTCCAACAGACGCAGCACAGCCGGGATCTTCTGGTCGGCGTGGACCATCAGGTGGGCCTGGTCGATCGCGGTTACGGTCTGGGTCTTGGTCTGGATCTTGACGTGCTTGGGCTCGCGCAGGTGGCGCTCGGCGATCGAACGGATCGACGACGGCAGGGTAGCCGAGAACAATACGGTCTGACGGGTAGCCGGGATTGCGTCGAAGATCACTTCGAGGTCATCCATGAAGCCCAGCTTCAGCATCTCGTCGGCTTCGTCCAGTACCAGGTACTGCACGGTGGACAAGACTTTTTCGTCACGACGCAGGTGGTCGCACAGACGGCCTGGGGTGGCCACGACGATTTGCGCGCCGTTGCGGATTGCGCGCAGCTGTGGGCCCATCGGGGCGCCACCGTATACGGCAACCACGTTCACGCCCGGCATCTGCTTGGCGTAGGTTTCGAAAGCGGTAGCAACTTGCAGCGCCAACTCACGGGTTGGCGCCAGGATCAGGGCTTGCGGTTCGCGCTTGCTCACATCGATCTTGTTGAGGATCGGCAGGGCGAAGGCAGCGGTCTTGCCGGTGCCAGTCTGCGCCTGGCCGATCATGTCGTGACCGGCGAGGATGATCGGGATCGATTGTTGCTGAATGGCGGACGGCTCTTCGTAGCCGGTAGCCACAACAGCAGCAACAATGTTCGGATTAAGATCGAGAGCGGCGAAGCCGCCGGTTTCCTGGGTCATGGGTCTGCCTCTAGGTGCATCCGCAAAGACCCATGCTCCAAAGCTGCACATGCCTTGAAAGACCGTCAGGTCACCCAGGCAGCTTTGGCGGCGGGGATTTGCGAAAACGATTGAAAAAGAAAACGTGGGAAGGTCCGCCTAGCGGACGCGCAGCCGAAGCTGGACTCGGAGGATTTGCACCACCTGATTTTGAGGTCCGCTAAAAGACCGGCGCGTACTATACCCGAAATAAGGGGTGGCGTGAGGAATTTTTTCAGGGTGCAAAGCCATTACCGAGCCATCAATCAATCCACGCTGAATCGATAATTCCCTGAAGCCTCACCCGATCTGTGTGGGAGCGGCCTTGCGCCGCGAAAGGGCCGCAGAGCGGCCCCAGCAACGTATGCGGCGAAGCTGAAATTTGTGGGGGCGCTTCGCACCCCATTCGCGGCACAAGGCCGCTCCTACAGGGACCGTGCCAGCCTGTCAGGTAGCTGGCCGAATCTGCTTGATCAACGCTTCCAGGCTATAACCCAGCTGCGGCGCCAGCGCCTCGGCCCGGGCCCGCAGCCCCTCCAGGTCCAGCGTCTGCTCAAGGTCAGCAGGCACCAGCAAGATCACATTGCCCTCCTTCACCGGCAGCTCCCAGTAATGCCGGTGGTACAACCCGCGCAGCAACGCTGCGCCCAGCGGCCTGCCGTCGTCGGTGGCCCACTGATTGATCACCAGCCAGCCGCCCGGGTTCAGCTGCTGCTGGCAGTTTTCCAGAAAATTCCACGCCAGGTGCCCCACGCCCGGCCCGTGGTCGGTGTACAGGTCGACAAACAACAGGTCGGCCTTTTCGGCCGTGGGCAGCAACTCGATGGCATCGCCGATGCGCACGTACAACCGAGGGTCGTCATCCAGGCCCAGGTGTTCCATGGCCAGGCGCGGTACGTCCGGGCGCAGCTCGATGGCCTCGATGTCTTCAAGCGGCAGAAACTTCATGCAAGCCTGGGTCAGCGTGCCGGCACCCAGGCCAAGAAACAGCGCGCTCTCCGGCTGTTCATGGCACAGCGCCCCCACCAGCATGGCGCGGGTGTAGTCGTATTCCAGCCAGCTGGGGTCGGCCGTGAACACGCAGCTTTGCTCGATGGCATCGCCAAATTCCAGAAAGCGGTAGTCGTCTACTTCATACACGCTGATGACGCCAAAAGCGTCCTCTACCCGTGCCAGTAGCCGCTCTTCCCGTTCCGCCGTCATGCTCACCACCTACCCGCACAAAACGCGCATTGTCCGTCAACACCCTTGATGCAACAAGCGCAGCGCCAACTGTTACCATGGCCTATAGCCTACAACCTACAAGACCGAGCCCGAGATGAACCGACCGTGGAGCCCTGACAGCTGGCGCGCCCTGCCGATCCAGCAGCAACCGAACTACCCTGATGCCGCGCACCTGCTGAAGGTTGAACAAACCCTCGCCAGCTACCCGCCGCTGGTGTTCGCGGGCGAGGCACGCGAGCTGCGCAGGCAATTTGCCGAGGTTACCGAAGGCCGCGCCTTCCTGCTGCAAGGGGGCGACTGCGCCGAGAGCTTCGCCGAGTTCTCGGCGGCAAAAATCCGCGACACCTTCAAGGTGCTGCTGCAGATGGCCATTGTCATGACCTTTGCTGCAGGTTGCCCGGTGGTCAAGGTCGGGCGCATGGCCGGGCAGTTTGCCAAGCCACGCTCCTCGGGCGATGAAACCATCGGCGACATCACCCTGCCCGCCTACCGCGGCGACATCGTCAACGGCATCGGCTTTGACGCCAAAAGCCGCATCCCCGACCCGGAACGCCTGCTGCAGGCTTACCACCAGGCCACCGCCAGCCTCAACCTGCTGCGCGCCTTTGCCCAGGGCGGGTTTGCCGACCTGCATCAGGTGCACAAGTGGAACCTGGATTTCATCGCCAACTCGGCGCTGGCCGACAAGTACCACCAACTGGCCAACCGCATCGACGAAACCCTGGCATTTATGCGTGCCTGCGGCCTGGACAGCGCGCCGCAACTTCGCGAAACCAGCTTTTTCACTGC
It contains:
- a CDS encoding thiopurine S-methyltransferase, with protein sequence MEPAFWHKRWADNQIGFHQGQVNSYLQAHWPALGLAPGSRVLVPLCGKSLDLAWLAGQGYRVLGVELSRRAVEDFFREHGLEAEVQQRRDFEVWRSGDVELWCGDFFALRAQDIGDCVGLYDRAALIALPAQMRAMYMQVLTALLPANCQGLVVTLDYDQSLLAGPPFSVGDAEVRQGFAGWQLNELEAVEMIQDSPKFVQAGVSSLLERVYRLGR
- a CDS encoding spermidine synthase; the encoded protein is MTAEREERLLARVEDAFGVISVYEVDDYRFLEFGDAIEQSCVFTADPSWLEYDYTRAMLVGALCHEQPESALFLGLGAGTLTQACMKFLPLEDIEAIELRPDVPRLAMEHLGLDDDPRLYVRIGDAIELLPTAEKADLLFVDLYTDHGPGVGHLAWNFLENCQQQLNPGGWLVINQWATDDGRPLGAALLRGLYHRHYWELPVKEGNVILLVPADLEQTLDLEGLRARAEALAPQLGYSLEALIKQIRPAT
- a CDS encoding pyridoxal phosphate-dependent aminotransferase, encoding MQFSKSNKLANVCYDIRGPVLKHAKRLEEEGHRILKLNIGNPAPFGFEAPDEILQDVIRNLPTAQGYSDSKGLFSARKAVMQYCQQKEIEGVTIEDIYLGNGVSELIVMSMQALLNNGDEVLIPAPDYPLWTAAVSLAGGKPVHYLCDEQADWFPDLEDIKAKITPNTKALVIINPNNPTGAVYSRELLLGMLELARQHNLVVFSDEIYDKILYDEAVHISTASLAPDLLCLTFNGLSKSYRVAGFRSGWLIISGPKHHAQSYIEGIDMLANMRLCANVPAQHAIQTALGGYQSINDLVLPPGRLLEQRNRTYELLNEIPGVSCVKPMGALYAFPRIDPKVCPILNDEKFALDLLLSEKLLIVQGTAFNWPWPDHFRVVTLPRVDDLEAAIGRIGNFLRTYSQ
- a CDS encoding DEAD/DEAH box helicase, translated to MTQETGGFAALDLNPNIVAAVVATGYEEPSAIQQQSIPIILAGHDMIGQAQTGTGKTAAFALPILNKIDVSKREPQALILAPTRELALQVATAFETYAKQMPGVNVVAVYGGAPMGPQLRAIRNGAQIVVATPGRLCDHLRRDEKVLSTVQYLVLDEADEMLKLGFMDDLEVIFDAIPATRQTVLFSATLPSSIRSIAERHLREPKHVKIQTKTQTVTAIDQAHLMVHADQKIPAVLRLLEVEEFDALIAFVRTKQATLDLAAALEAKGYKAAALNGDIAQNQRERVIDSLKDGRLDIVVATDVAARGLDVPRITHVFNVDMPYDPESYVHRIGRTGRAGREGRALLLVTPRERRMLQVIERVTGQKVAEARLPNAQAVLDARIKKLTSSLAPLVAEAEATHGELFDRLTTDLGCSARALASALLRKATNGQALDLAAVEREQPLVPGVGAPRGERSERPDRGERPDRGDRERRAPLPLAEGRVRCRTALGARDGIAAKNLLGAILNEGGLARDAIGRIQVRDSFSLVELPEDGLEKLLSKLKDTRVAGKQLKLRRYRED
- the htpX gene encoding protease HtpX: MMRILLFVATNLAVVLVASITLSLFGFNGFMAANGVDLNLSSLLVFCAVFGFAGSLVSLFISKWMAKMTTGTQIISQPRTRHEQWLLQTVEELSREAGIKMPEVGIFPAYEANAFATGWNRNDALVAVSQGLLERFSPDEVRAVLAHEIGHVANGDMVTLALVQGVVNTFVMFFARIIGNFVDKVIFKNEEGQGIAYYVATIVAELILGILASMIVMWFSRRREFRADEAGAQLAGTSAMIGALQRLRVEQGLPVHMPDTMKAFGINGGLKHGLAGLLMSHPPLEDRIEALRRRG
- a CDS encoding DODA-type extradiol aromatic ring-opening family dioxygenase; this translates as MLPSLFISHGSPMLALHPGASGPALGGLANSLPRPKAIVVVSAHWESRELLVTSSAQPETWHDFYGFPPALYAVQYPAAGEPTLAGQISELLKAAGLPARLDAQRPFDHGAWVPLSLMYPDASIAVVQVSLPSHMGPGLQVKVGQALASLRDEGILLVGSGSITHNLGELDWHAGPDVIEPWALAFRDWVVERLQADDQAALLDYRRQAPFAVRNHPSDEHLLPLFFALGAGGKFGVVHQGFTLGALGMDIYRFD
- a CDS encoding class II 3-deoxy-7-phosphoheptulonate synthase, which gives rise to MNRPWSPDSWRALPIQQQPNYPDAAHLLKVEQTLASYPPLVFAGEARELRRQFAEVTEGRAFLLQGGDCAESFAEFSAAKIRDTFKVLLQMAIVMTFAAGCPVVKVGRMAGQFAKPRSSGDETIGDITLPAYRGDIVNGIGFDAKSRIPDPERLLQAYHQATASLNLLRAFAQGGFADLHQVHKWNLDFIANSALADKYHQLANRIDETLAFMRACGLDSAPQLRETSFFTAHEALLLNYEEAFVRQDSLTGDYYDCSAHMLWIGDRTRQLDGAHVEFLRGVHNPIGVKVGPSMNPEELIRLIDTLNPANDPGRLNLIVRMGASKVGDHLPGLIRTVEREGRKVLWSSDPMHGNTIKASSGYKTRDFAQILDEVKQFFQVHQAEGSHAGGIHIEMTGQNVTECIGGARPITEDALSDRYHTHCDPRMNADQSLELAFLIAETLKQVRR